One region of Pagrus major chromosome 5, Pma_NU_1.0 genomic DNA includes:
- the pole gene encoding DNA polymerase epsilon catalytic subunit A produces MVLQNSGRYRSDRGQSGGDQDNQDDGSAMSALKRLERSQFTDEMDARFGFDRVKEPGEKTGWLINMHPTEILDDDKRMISAVDYYFIQEDGSRFKVALPFKPYFYIATKKNCEREVISYLSKKFQGKVAKLEIIPKEDLDLPNHLVGLKRSYIKLSFNTVDDLMKVKREISPAVRKNREREQSNDAYTAMLSSALSGGNVTSADEDTMLKSISDQLDNIVDMREYDVPYHVRLSIDLKIHVAHWYNVRYRGSAYPPEIVRRDDLVERPDPVVLAFDIETTKLPLKFPDAESDQIMMMSYMIDGQGFLITNREIVSENIEDFEYTPKPEYEGPFTVFNEDDEAGLIKRWFDHVQETKPNIFVTYNGDFFDWPFVETRAALHGLSMHREIGFQKDSQGEYKSSQAIHMDCYRWVKRDSYLPVGSHNLKAAAKAKLGYDPVELDPEEMCRMATEEPQTLATYSVSDAVATYYLYLKYVHPFIFALCTIIPMEPDEVLRKGSGTLCEALLMVQAFHANIIFPNKQEQVFNKLTDDGHVMDSETYVGGHVEALESGVFRSDIPCRFKMNPAAFDFLMQRVERTMRHAIEEEEKIPLEQVTNFNEVCDEIKNKLMSLKEVPNRIECPLIYHLDVGAMYPNIILTNRLQPSAMVDEATCAACDFNKPGATCQRRMAWQWRGEIMPASRSEFHRIQQQLESEKFPPFFPNGPPRAFHTLNREEQAKHEKKRLADYCKKAYKKTHVTRLEERVTTICQRENSFYVDTVRAFRDRRYEFKGLHKVWKKKLSAAQDSGDAVEVKRCKNMEILYDSLQLAHKCILNSFYGYVMRKGARWYSMEMAGIVCFTGANIITQARELIEQIGRPLELDTDGIWCVLPNTFPENFVVKTSNEKKPKVTISYPGAMLNIMVKEGFTNDQYHELVDPTSLTYVTRAENSIFFEVDGPYLAMILPASKEEGKKLKKRYAVFNEDGSLAELKGFEVKRRGELQLIKIFQSSVFEAFLKGTTLEEVYASVAKVADYWLDVLYSKAANMPDAELFELISENRSMSRRLEDYGEQKSTSISTAKRLAEFLGDQMVKDAGLSCRYVISRKPEGSPVTERAIPLAIFQAEPSVKKHFLRKWLKMPSLHELDIRTILDWSYYIERLGSAIQKIITIPAALQQVKNPVPRVRHPDWLHKKLLEKNDIYKQKKISELFTSEGKKQVARQPLEAGQAADIEDFGMPPRPLQPAILITTKRKRASQGEDSQVESQDVELTQSWREILGPPPPSGKTREERLVWLRYHKKKWELQLRQRKERKKRRRLLDGEAQPVGGGVIRDGPITGLGSFLRRTARSILDMPWQIVQIAETSHPGLYKLWAVIGNDLHCMKLNIPRVFYVNQKVPKQEEGATYKKVNRMLPRSNMVYYLYEYCVPEDMYQEHINEINADLSAPDIEGVYETQVPLLFRALVQLGCVCMVNKHVVRDLAGREADTFDLEHLEMRSLAQFSYLEPGSVRHMYLYHHSQGHKALFGLFIPSQRKASIFVLDTVRSNQMPNLGNLYTAERTALLEKTTEELLPPEKHNFEVRAENDVKAIYRALQRILLNYKEERRGPTLIAMQSNWELRRLAAGMPVLEEFPVVPVHVIDEINYNVLDWQRHGARRMIRHYLNLDSCLSQAFDMARYYHLPVGNLPQDVSIFGSDLFLARHLRKHNHLLWLSPTARPDLGGKEADDSRLVMENDERGSVEMNAQGCYSTVCVELDLQSLAVNTILQSQHVNDMEGGASLGVSFDVIQQASLEDMMSGNQGASTVASYDETALCSNTFRILKSMVVGWVREITQYHNVYADNQVMHFYRWLRSPSSLLYDPALHRTLHNMMKKVFLQLISEFKRLGSTVVYGNFNRIILCTKKRRIEDAIGYVEYITNSIHSREIFHSLSISFSRCWEFLLWMDPANCGGVKGKLPSSVLYGEETAKQKKNKRGEGEEEGSEDEEEEEAEEDDGDGETDEVEELIESNWNIMQYLPQTASCQKYFLMIVSAYIAAVYHSMKQELRRNAPGATPVKRRGGSQASQQALGDLSALPGMISFSQEYVSSELTQNFFTITQKIQKKVTGTRSVTQPSEMFPVLPGSHLPLNNPALEFIKYVCQVLSLDANIVNQVNKLKRDLLRLVDVGEFSEDAQFRDPCNSYILPEVICHHCNFCRDLDLCKDPSVAQDGSVLPQWFCSNCQAQYETESIEMALVEALQKKLMSYTLQDLVCTKCKGVKEANMPLYCRCAGDFDLTFPAKSFSEQITVFRNIASHYSMSFLEETIDWLVVMSPHISQSAR; encoded by the exons ATGGTTCTTCAGAACAGCGGAAGGTACCGATCGGACCGAGGACAAAGTGGAGGAGACCAGGACAACCA GGACGATGGATCCGCCATGTCCGCCCTCAAGCGGCTGGAGCGCAGCCAGTTCACCGACGAGATGGACGCGCGCTTCGGCTTCGACAGGGTGAAGGAGCCGGGGGAGAAGACAGGCTGGCTGATCAACATGCATCCT ACAGAAATCCTTGATGATGACAAGAGGATGATCAGCGCTGTGGACTATTACTTCATACAGGAGGATGGAAGCAGGTTCAAG GTGGCCCTCCCCTTTAAGCCATATTTTTATATTGCCACTAAAAAG AACTGCGAGAGAGAAGTTATCTCGTACTTGTCGAAGAAGTTTCAAGGAAAGGTGGCAAAGCTGGAAATTATACCGAAAGAGGACCTAGACCTG CCGAACCATCTAGTCGGACTGAAGAGGAGCTACATCAAGCTGTCGTTCAACACCGTGGACGACCTCATGAAGGTCAAGCGGGAGATCTCGCCGGCGGTACGcaagaacagagagagggagcagtcCAATGACGCCTACACCGCCATGTTATCAAG CGCCTTATCAGGTGGCAACGTGACCTCAGCAGATGAAGACACGATGTTAAAGAGCATTTCAGACCAGTTAGACAACATAGTGGACATGAGGGAGTATGATGTGCCCTATCATGTGCGGTTGTCCATCGACCTGAAGATCCACGTG gcTCACTGGTATAACGTTCGATACAGAGGCAGCGCTTACCCACCAGAGATCGTACGGAGAGATGATCTCGTGGAGCGACCG GACCCCGTTGTTTTGGCTTTTGACATAGAGACGACCAAACTGCCGCTGAAATTCCCAGACGCGGAGAGCGATCAGATTATGATGATGTCCTACATGATCGACGGACAG ggGTTTCTCATCACAAACAGAGAGATCGTCTCTGAGAACATTGAAGATTTTGAGTACACTCCCAAACCTGAATATGAAGGGCCGTTCACTGTTTTCAACGAGGATGATGAG GCCGGGCTCATTAAGAGGTGGTTCGATCACGTTCAGGAAACCAAGCCGAACATCTTTGTGACCTACAATGGAGATTTCTTTGACTG GCCTTTTGTGGAGACTCGTGCTGCCCTCCATGGACTCAGCATGCACAGGGAGATTGGTTTCCAGAAGGACAGCCAGGGAGAGTACAAGTCCAGTCAAGCCATCCACATGGACTGCTACAG GTGGGTGAAGAGAGACAGCTACCTGCCGGTGGGAAGTCATAATCTGAAGGCAGCAGCGAAGGCTAAATTAGGCTACGACCCAGTGGAGCTGGACCCAGAGGAGATGTGCCGCATGGCAACCGAGGAGCCACAG ACTTTAGCCACCTACTCTGTGTCAGACGCTGTGGCCACATATTACCTGTACCTGAAATATGTTCACCCCTTCATCTTCGCCTTGTGCACCATCATCCCCATGGagcctgatgag GTTCTGCGTAAAGGTTCTGGGACTCTGTGTGAAGCTCTGCTCATGGTGCAGGCCTTCCACGCAAACATCATCTTCCCCAACAAGCAGGAGCAGGTGTTCAACAAACTGACAGACGACGGCCACGTCATGGACTCGGAGACCTACGTGGGCGGCCACGTGGAGGCGCTGGAGTCGGGAGTGTTCCGCAGCGACATCCCCTGCCGTTTCAAAATG AATCCTGCTGCGTTTGACTTCCTGATGCAAAGAGTTGAGAGAACGATGCGTCATGCCAtcgaggaagaggagaaaatcCCTCTGGAGCAAGTCACCAACTTTAACGAg GTTTGCGATGAGATCAAAAATAAGCTGATGTCCCTGAAGGAGGTCCCAAACAGGATCGAATGCCCCCTCATCTACCATCTGGACGTGGGGGCGATGTACCCCAATATCATCCTCACTAACCGCCTGCAg CCATCCGCGATGGTCGATGAGGCCACTTGTGCTGCCTGTGACTTTAACAAGCCCGGCGCCACCTGCCAGAGGAGGATGGCCTGGCAGTGGAGAGGGGAAATCA TGCCGGCCAGCCGTAGTGAGTTCCACCGCATCCAGCAGCAACTCGAGTCTGAGAAGTTTCCACCATTTTTCCCCAACGGTCCGCCTCGGGCCTTCCACACTCTCAACAGGGAGGAGCAGGCCAAGCATGAGAAGAAACGTCTGGCAG ACTACTGTAAGAAGGCCTATAAGAAGACACATGTCACCAGGCTGGAGGAGCGAGTCACCAccatctgtcagagagaaaactCCTTCTACGTCGACACTGTGAGAGCGTTCAGAGATCGGCGTTACGAATTTAAAGGACTCCACAAG GTGTGGAAGAAGAAACTGTCGGCAGCTCAGGACAGCGGGGACGCTGTCGAGGTGAAACGCTGCAAAAACATGGAGATCCTGTACGACTCTCTTCAGCTGGCTCACAAGTGTATTCTCAACTCTTTCTACGGCTACGTCATGAGGAAAGG GGCGCGCTGGTACTCCATGGAGATGGCTGGCATCGTGTGCTTCACCGGAGCCAACATCATCACTCAGGCCAGAGAGCTCATTGAACAAATAGG GAGACCTCTCGAGTTGGACACTGATGGCATCTGGTGTGTCCTCCCCAACACTTTTCCTGAGAACTTTGTGGTGAAAACCAGTAATGAGAAGAAGCCCAAGGTGACCATCTCTTACCCGGGGGCAATGCTGAACATCATGGTGAAGGAGGGATTCACCAACGATCAGTACCACGAGCTGGTCGACCCCACGTCCCTTACGTACGTCACCCGGGCAGAGAACAGCATCTTCTTCGAGGTGGACGGACCGTACCTGGCCATGATCCTGCCTGCCTCCAAAGAGGAAgggaagaagctgaagaagag GTACGCTGTGTTTAATGAGGATGGCTCGCTGGCTGAGCTGAAGGGTTTTGAagtgaagagaagaggagagctCCAGCTCATTAAGATTTTCCAGTCGTCAGTGTTTGAGGCTTTCCTTAAAGGTACCACTCTGGAGGAGGTGTACGCCTCTGTGGCCAAAGTGGCTGACTACTGGCTGGACGTCCTGTACAGCAAG GCTGCCAACATGCCAGATGCGGAGCTGTTCGAGCTGATTTCAGAGAATCGTTCGATGTCCAGAAGGCTGGAGGACTACGGAGAGCAGAAGTCCACTTCCATCAGCACAGCTAAGAGACTGGCTGAGTTCCTGGGAGACCAAATGGTGAAAGATGCCGGTCTGAGCTGTCGCTACGTCATCTCCCGAAAACCTGAGGGTTCACCTGTCACAGAAAG AGCCATTCCTCTGGCCATCTTCCAGGCCGAGCCCAGTGTGAAGAAACATTTCCTTCGTAAGTGGCTGAAGATGCCCAGCCTGCATGAACTGGACATCCGCACT ATCCTTGATTGGAGTTATTACATCGAGAGATTGGGCAGCGCCATCCAGAAAATCATCACCATCCCTGCAGCTCTCCAACAG GTGAAGAATCCAGTACCCAGAGTGAGGCATCCTGACTGGCTTCACAAGAAACTCCTGGAGAAAAATGACATCTACAAGCAGAAGAAGATCAGTGAGCTGTTCACCAGTGAGGGAAAGAAACAG GTGGCCCGTCAGCCTCTTGAAGCGGGTCAAGCTGCAGACATAGAGGACTTTGGAATGCCACCCAGACCTCTTCAGCCTGCCATCCTCATCACTACCAAACGGAAACGGGCTTCTCAGGGAGAGGACAGCCAGGTGGAGTCTCAGGATGTGGAGCTCACTCAGTCCTGGAGGGAGATCCTGGGACCACCTCCACCTAGTGGAAAGACACGG GAGGAGCGTCTTGTGTGGCTGCGCTACCACAAGAAGAAGtgggagctgcagctgagacaaaggaaggagagaaagaagaggaggaggctgctggACGGCGAAGCTCAACCTGTCGGGGGAGGAGTCATCAGAGATGGCCCCATCACCGGCCTGGGAAGCTTCCTCCGGAGAACAGCTCGCAGCATCCTGGACATGCCGTGGCAGATTGTGCAG ATTGCAGAGACTAGTCACCCTGGTCTGTACAAGTTGTGGGCTGTGATTGGGAATGACCTCCACTGCATGAAGCTCAACATCCCAAGAGTCTTCTACGTCAATCAGAAGGTCCcgaagcaggaggagggagcCACGTACAAAAAG GTGAACCGCATGCTGCCTCGCTCCAACATGGTGTACTACCTTTATGAGTACTGTGTACCAGAGGACATGTACCAGGAGCACATCAATGAGATCAACGCTGACCTCTCGGCCCCAGACATCGAAGGGGTCTATGAAACACAG GTGCCGTTGCTGTTTCGTGCACTAGTGCAGCtcgggtgtgtgtgtatggtcaACAAACATGTTGTGAGGGATCTGGCCGGCAGGGAGGCGGACACGTTTGACCTGGAGCATCTGGAGATGAGGTCTCTGGCCCAGTTCAGCTACCTGGAGCCTG GGAGTGTTCGACACATGTACCTGTATCATCACAGCCAGGGTCACAAGGCTCTGTTTGGCCTGTTCATCCCCTCTCAGCGCAAAGCCAGCATCTTTGTCCTGGACACA GTCAGAAGCAACCAGATGCCCAACCTCGGTAACCTCTACACAGCTGAGCGCACTGCTCTCCTGGAGAAGACGACCGAGGAGCTCCTGCCTCCAGAGAAACACAACTTTGAGGTCCGAGCTGAAAACGATGTGAAGGCCATTTACCGCGCACTCCAACGCATACTGCTCAACTACAAG GAGGAGCGCCGCGGGCCCACCCTCATCGCGATGCAGTCCAACTGGGAGTTGCGGCGGTTGGCAGCAGGGATGCCGGTGCTTGAGGAGTTTCCTGTTGTTCCAGTACACGTAATTGATGAGATCAACTATAACGTGCTGGACTGGCAACGCCACGGTGCCAGGCGCATGATCCGCCACTACCTCAACCTGGACAGCTGCCTGTCACAGGCTTTCGACATGGCCAG ATATTACCACTTACCTGTGGGGAACTTACCTCAGGATGTGTCCATCTTCGGCTCAGACTTGTTCCTGGCAAGACATCTGCGGAAACACAACCACCTCCTGTGGCTTTCACCCACAGCCAGGCCCGACCTCGGAGGAAAAGAGGCTGATGACAGTCGTCTGGTCATGGAGAATGATGAGAGGGGCTCTGTGGAGATGAATGCTCAAGGATGCTATTCCACAG tgtgtgtggagtTGGACCTGCAGAGCCTGGCGGTGAACACTATCCTCCAGTCACAGCATGTCAACGACATGGAGGGCGGAGCCAGTCTGGGGGTCAGTTTCGATGTGATCCAGCAGGCCTCGCTGGAAGACATGATGTCAGGAAACCAGGGAGCCAGCACTGTCGCCAGCTATGACGAGACCGCCCTCTGCTCCAATACCTTCAG GATCTTGAAGAGCATGGTGGTCGGATGGGTCAGAGAGATCACACAGTACCACAACGTGTACGCAGACAACCAGGTGATGCACTTCTACCGATGGCTGCGCTCACCCAGCTCCCTGCTCTACGACCCTGCACTGCACCGCACCCTGCACAACATGATGAAGAAGGTGTTTCTACA GTTGATCTCAGAGTTCAAACGTCTCGGCTCCACTGTGGTGTACGGAAACTTTAACAGGATCATCTTGTGTACGAAAAAGCGGAGGATAGAGGACGCCATCGGCTACGTGGAATACATCACCAACAG CATCCACTCCAGAGAGATCTTTCACTCGTTGTCCATCTCCTTCTCCCGATGCTGGGAGTTTCTGCTGTGGATGGATCCGGCCAACTGCGGCGGCGTGAAGGGCAAACTGCCCTCCAGCGTCTTGTACGGAGAG GAAACagccaaacagaagaaaaacaaacgaggggagggagaagaggagggcagtgaggatgaagaagaggaggaagctgaggaagatgatggtgaCGGAGAGACGGACGAGGTGGAGGAGCTGATTGAGAGCAACTGGAACATCATGCAGTATCTGCCCCAAACTGCCTCCTGTCAGAAATACTTCCTCATGATCGTCTCCG CCTACATTGCAGCGGTCTACCACAGCATGAAACAGGAGCTGAGACGTAACGCTCCTGGGGCAACGCCGGTCAAGAGACGTGGCGGCAGTCAGGCTTCCCAGCAGGCACTGGGGGACTTGAGTGCTCTTCCTG GAATGATCTCCTTCTCCCAAGAATATGTGTCCAGCGAGCTGACGCAGAACTTTTTCACCATCACGCAAAAAATCCAGAAGAAGGTGACGGGTACCAGGAGTGTGACCCAGCCTTCAGAGATGTTCCCCGTCCTGCCTGGATCCCACCTGCCACTCAACAACCCAGCACTGGAGTTTATCAAATATGTCTGCCAG GTCCTTTCGCTGGATGCCAACATAGTAAACCAGGTGAACAAGTTGAAAAGAGACCTCCTGCGTCTCGTGGACGTCGGAGAGTTTTCCGAGGATGCTCAGTTCCGTGACCCGTGTAACTCCTACATCCTGCCAGAGGTCATCTGCCATCACTGCAACTTCTGTCGTGACCTCGACCTCTGCAAGGACCCATCTGTGGCACAA gatGGATCTGTTTTGCCTCAGTGGTTCTGCTCCAACTGC